From Halodesulfovibrio aestuarii DSM 17919 = ATCC 29578, the proteins below share one genomic window:
- a CDS encoding sigma-70 family RNA polymerase sigma factor yields the protein MKQCLVDRQNSDIYNDFFVNHTNLIKRTIVSVLKKFNSRIDSVIVDEFFQNVALKIIKNNYLDKYDSAKAKLSSWIYVIVETSIIDDLRKQQKHKTETLDETFTIGVTTHFFTVRNYIPKSLLTERQMEILLLTIEKEYSTKEASTVLCLSESAVRCMKHQALRRLRNYYTKYNSYGGKHDH from the coding sequence ATGAAACAATGCTTAGTAGATAGACAAAATTCAGATATCTATAATGATTTCTTTGTTAACCATACAAATTTAATTAAAAGAACAATTGTATCTGTATTAAAGAAGTTTAATTCACGCATAGATTCAGTAATAGTAGATGAATTTTTTCAAAATGTAGCACTTAAGATTATCAAAAATAATTATTTAGATAAATATGACAGTGCAAAAGCAAAGTTATCATCTTGGATTTACGTCATTGTTGAGACTTCAATTATTGATGATTTAAGAAAACAACAAAAACATAAAACGGAAACATTAGACGAAACTTTTACAATAGGCGTGACAACGCATTTTTTTACAGTGAGAAACTACATTCCAAAAAGTTTGCTAACTGAAAGACAAATGGAGATTTTACTTCTCACTATTGAAAAAGAGTATTCAACAAAAGAAGCCTCAACTGTGTTGTGTTTATCAGAGAGTGCTGTCCGTTGCATGAAGCATCAGGCACTACGACGTTTACGTAACTACTATACTAAATACAACTCCTACGGGGGGAAGCATGACCATTAG
- the flgK gene encoding flagellar hook-associated protein FlgK codes for MINAIYNTGLNGVMNSQTSVNVTSNNISNADVAGYKKQTPIYETSISIKSSGLHIGTGAEIAGIEASMNYFVEQQYLSTSADASRYNQQLTYEKQMESTLSQTDTTGLIAALSGLFSGWNTLTNDPTQPGAWEEVLSSGQAVASTYNDTVAQMEDIYQSIDQEISSQVSEANTLIDDIAALNAQVAANPTDNEAIDARDQAIRELSTYMNVNVKYQSDGTATVLAEGCYALVEGQQTHHLLSQPAQSRESLMPSSTFEGGVEFQGTSSEEIMLEFIDDTHYYASLDGGKTWVTDESGKPVEYEAGDVDSAETIANVDVWFSTTSGTHTAGDRYIITPKSGLYLEKSDGSYLNLTPLSDDQGTLASDKATSGSIAGLFITRDDSVMPSMDAMDGLAESVIWETNVLHAKGAGLEHHTSLSGSYAVDDSTVSLSESGLFFADKLESGDVEYVCYDDDGSVASTVSIVVDPDTDSLDDIATKINTTSGGDLTATVSADGTLEIASATGLSFEVAQDDANLMAGLGLNTFYTGTSAETIAVNGYVSNNSQHINAGTVNEDGTVTSGDNSTALQLAALSEKDVTITACGVTYTDSLSSFSSMIVADIGAEVQLAELNQAYAQGSNEYYYDYQLSVSGVNVDEEEVNLIKYQQQYEACAKIITTAREMLDEVLDML; via the coding sequence ATGATTAATGCTATCTATAATACAGGGCTGAATGGGGTGATGAATTCGCAGACCAGCGTTAATGTCACCAGTAATAATATTTCAAACGCGGATGTGGCGGGATATAAAAAGCAGACACCAATTTATGAAACCTCTATCTCAATAAAATCCAGTGGGCTGCATATTGGTACCGGCGCAGAAATTGCCGGAATTGAAGCTTCCATGAATTATTTTGTGGAACAACAATACCTTTCTACCTCTGCTGATGCTTCTAGGTATAATCAGCAACTCACATATGAGAAACAGATGGAGAGTACTCTTAGCCAGACGGATACTACGGGGCTGATTGCTGCTCTAAGCGGGCTTTTTTCAGGTTGGAATACGCTGACAAATGATCCGACTCAGCCTGGCGCATGGGAAGAGGTGCTTAGCTCCGGTCAGGCTGTTGCTTCTACATATAATGATACTGTGGCGCAGATGGAGGATATTTATCAATCCATTGATCAGGAGATATCCTCTCAAGTTTCGGAAGCGAATACATTGATAGATGACATAGCAGCATTGAACGCACAGGTCGCTGCTAACCCGACAGATAATGAGGCAATTGATGCCAGAGATCAGGCTATTCGAGAACTCTCAACCTATATGAATGTCAATGTAAAATACCAGAGTGACGGGACAGCGACGGTATTGGCAGAAGGTTGTTATGCGTTGGTAGAAGGACAGCAGACACATCATTTGTTATCTCAGCCTGCACAGTCCCGTGAATCGTTGATGCCATCCTCAACGTTTGAAGGGGGAGTGGAGTTTCAAGGGACTTCGAGCGAAGAAATTATGCTCGAGTTCATTGATGACACCCATTACTACGCATCGCTTGACGGTGGAAAAACATGGGTCACAGACGAAAGTGGTAAGCCTGTCGAGTATGAGGCAGGTGATGTGGATAGTGCAGAGACTATTGCCAATGTTGATGTCTGGTTTTCCACAACTTCCGGAACACATACCGCAGGTGACAGATATATTATTACCCCTAAGTCCGGTCTGTATCTGGAAAAAAGCGATGGTTCGTATCTGAATTTGACTCCACTGTCTGACGATCAGGGAACTCTTGCTTCAGACAAAGCGACCTCCGGTTCTATTGCCGGATTGTTCATTACCCGTGATGACTCTGTAATGCCAAGTATGGATGCCATGGACGGACTTGCAGAGTCTGTTATCTGGGAAACAAACGTGCTGCATGCCAAGGGGGCTGGACTGGAACATCATACCAGTCTGTCCGGATCATACGCGGTGGACGACTCTACTGTATCACTTTCTGAAAGCGGGCTGTTTTTTGCGGATAAGCTTGAATCAGGAGATGTGGAGTATGTTTGTTATGACGATGACGGATCAGTTGCTTCCACTGTGTCTATTGTTGTCGATCCTGATACTGACTCTCTCGATGATATAGCCACGAAGATTAACACAACATCCGGCGGTGACCTCACAGCCACAGTGTCTGCGGATGGAACTCTTGAAATTGCTTCGGCCACAGGCTTGTCGTTCGAAGTCGCGCAGGACGATGCGAATCTTATGGCAGGATTGGGACTGAATACGTTTTATACGGGAACATCTGCTGAGACTATTGCTGTGAACGGCTATGTTTCAAATAATTCTCAGCATATCAATGCCGGTACAGTGAACGAGGACGGGACTGTAACAAGTGGCGATAACAGCACTGCGTTACAACTTGCTGCTCTTTCTGAGAAAGACGTGACCATAACCGCGTGCGGTGTGACATACACGGATTCGCTTTCAAGTTTTTCCAGCATGATTGTCGCGGATATCGGAGCGGAGGTACAGCTTGCGGAATTGAATCAGGCATATGCACAGGGTTCAAACGAGTACTATTACGATTATCAGTTATCCGTGAGTGGGGTGAACGTTGATGAGGAAGAAGTAAACCTTATTAAATATCAGCAGCAGTACGAAGCATGCGCGAAAATTATTACAACGGCACGTGAAATGCTCGATGAAGTGCTGGATATGCTCTAG
- the fliD gene encoding flagellar filament capping protein FliD: MTYVSSVSSDVIAYQSASTSGSVNFTGLGNGTDFNEIIDAQIEAESYAKTTYEAKLKETEACSTLLEELVSSMSELDDTLNEMNSMSEFLEMSIVSSEDGVTGTVTGDAQEGNHTVEVNQLAQNDIWVNTSLTYSEPTDVITSVDAVFAFECDGEEISIEVAANTTAQQLVDMINSDPVARDFVTADLLSDGNELYFRLSGSETGADHAIVLSASTTLSDYSTAEFTNVRTAQNAKLKVDGFPAGTDEWMERDSNTVDDVVLGLDLTLTDTTEGIATVTVTCDTDVTKENIESFIDEVNSLVYEIQVLTGRVVTYVEDENSGETVEAYTIDSYSLDMVYNDIKSQLSMSVVGFSGKYDSYNALSQIGLYTDTDEGSDTFGQLLIDDDELDEALDENPYAVAELLSCKNTGISDTRGVQVTSTIEGITDPGAYDFEYTIVGGEIVSATVNGESATVKGNTVTAAAGTAAAGMVLEISDMAEGNHAAELRVKEGIIPQLQTAIDKWTNAEDGTLTAVADTYDTDATKLENEIYYQEERLSKMETSLRRKYAALDSQLSYYTNLQSSITAMISQTG; this comes from the coding sequence GTGACATATGTATCTTCTGTATCATCAGATGTTATAGCCTACCAGTCTGCCAGTACCTCGGGGTCTGTTAACTTTACCGGCCTTGGTAACGGGACAGATTTTAATGAAATTATTGATGCTCAGATTGAGGCAGAAAGTTACGCAAAGACAACGTATGAAGCCAAATTGAAAGAGACAGAAGCATGTTCTACTTTGTTGGAAGAGCTTGTCTCTTCGATGAGCGAATTGGATGATACCCTCAACGAAATGAACTCGATGAGCGAGTTTTTAGAAATGTCAATTGTCTCGTCTGAAGACGGGGTTACAGGCACGGTTACGGGTGATGCTCAAGAAGGGAATCATACTGTAGAAGTTAACCAACTGGCGCAGAATGATATATGGGTGAATACAAGCCTTACATATTCAGAACCTACTGATGTTATTACTAGCGTGGATGCAGTATTTGCTTTTGAGTGTGACGGTGAAGAAATTTCTATTGAGGTTGCAGCAAACACAACTGCACAGCAGTTGGTGGACATGATCAATAGTGATCCGGTGGCTCGAGATTTTGTAACTGCTGATTTGTTGTCAGACGGTAATGAGTTGTATTTTAGACTTTCCGGCTCAGAAACGGGTGCAGACCACGCTATTGTGTTGTCCGCTTCCACTACGCTTAGCGACTACAGTACTGCGGAATTTACAAACGTACGTACAGCGCAGAATGCAAAGTTAAAAGTTGATGGATTCCCTGCGGGTACAGATGAGTGGATGGAACGAGACTCAAATACGGTGGATGATGTCGTGCTGGGGCTTGATTTAACACTGACAGATACAACCGAGGGGATTGCCACTGTTACAGTCACTTGTGATACTGACGTGACAAAAGAAAATATTGAATCTTTTATTGATGAAGTGAACTCTCTTGTCTACGAGATTCAGGTTCTTACCGGTCGGGTTGTTACCTATGTTGAGGATGAAAATTCCGGTGAGACGGTGGAGGCATACACTATCGACAGCTATTCACTCGACATGGTTTACAACGACATTAAAAGTCAATTGTCTATGTCGGTTGTGGGGTTTAGTGGGAAGTACGACTCCTACAATGCTTTGTCCCAGATCGGGTTGTACACCGACACTGATGAAGGGTCTGATACCTTTGGCCAGTTGCTGATTGATGACGATGAGTTGGATGAGGCTCTGGACGAAAATCCTTATGCTGTTGCGGAATTACTAAGCTGTAAAAACACCGGGATCAGCGATACAAGAGGTGTGCAGGTAACTTCGACAATTGAAGGAATTACAGACCCTGGCGCTTATGATTTTGAGTATACCATTGTGGGGGGAGAGATTGTTTCTGCAACAGTGAACGGTGAGTCAGCAACTGTTAAGGGTAATACCGTTACGGCTGCGGCGGGGACTGCTGCGGCAGGTATGGTGCTTGAAATTTCTGATATGGCAGAGGGAAACCATGCTGCGGAACTGCGTGTTAAAGAGGGGATTATTCCGCAACTTCAGACAGCAATTGATAAATGGACAAACGCCGAAGACGGTACTCTTACCGCAGTTGCGGATACCTATGATACGGACGCGACAAAATTGGAGAATGAAATTTACTATCAGGAAGAACGTCTTTCGAAGATGGAGACATCGCTTCGTAGAAAGTATGCCGCGTTGGATTCGCAGTTGTCGTATTACACAAATTTGCAGAGTAGCATAACGGCTATGATTTCTCAGACGGGGTAG
- the flgL gene encoding flagellar hook-associated protein FlgL encodes MRIATSQIYTASLKQINTSLNKVMELQMMESSQKKLNNPSDDPSGAALSMQLRSYSATLLTYEDNCTLGKNYLATADGALQVCSERLTSISELAEQAATETYTNVQMEDMAIELRQEMDSLFQMANTKMGEIYLFSGNDIENSAYEKSLGVTIDDSSMTHADVVSVQGSASYTVYIQMTESGTVGGTEDLDYQYSTDGGDTWTTGTLLAGDTEIVAGETSITLATGTAVTAEDGSGEGTNLYIRTAYEYEGSDDELSLAIGEDTTLGVTSAGSSVFGGIDPATGEPYPDPNLFEALGDLVAYMETGNTDGVASCIETINDAYEHMLQQAASVGARQNTAENTATAIAITKDRSVSQISSIEDADATQLTVEMAQAKYVYEAVLSTTTSVFQLNILSYL; translated from the coding sequence ATGAGAATCGCAACATCACAAATTTACACAGCTTCATTAAAGCAAATTAATACGTCACTTAATAAAGTTATGGAACTTCAGATGATGGAGTCTTCGCAAAAAAAATTGAATAACCCCTCTGATGATCCCTCCGGTGCAGCATTGAGTATGCAGTTGCGCTCTTATTCTGCAACGTTGCTGACATATGAAGATAACTGCACGCTTGGAAAGAATTATCTGGCTACAGCGGATGGAGCTTTGCAGGTGTGCAGTGAACGTCTGACGTCAATTAGCGAGCTTGCTGAACAGGCCGCCACAGAAACATATACAAACGTGCAGATGGAAGACATGGCAATTGAATTGCGTCAGGAGATGGATTCTCTTTTCCAGATGGCTAATACCAAGATGGGGGAAATCTATTTGTTTTCTGGGAATGACATTGAGAACAGTGCCTATGAGAAAAGCCTGGGGGTAACAATTGATGATTCCTCTATGACGCATGCCGATGTTGTTTCTGTACAGGGAAGCGCGTCTTATACCGTATATATTCAGATGACGGAATCCGGCACTGTAGGTGGTACTGAAGATCTTGATTACCAGTACTCCACTGATGGTGGTGATACGTGGACGACAGGTACACTGCTTGCCGGTGACACGGAGATTGTAGCAGGGGAAACTTCTATTACTCTGGCAACAGGTACAGCTGTAACTGCAGAGGATGGCAGTGGAGAGGGGACCAACCTCTATATTAGAACTGCCTATGAATATGAGGGAAGTGATGATGAGCTTTCTCTAGCCATAGGAGAAGATACGACCCTTGGCGTGACCTCGGCTGGTTCTTCTGTATTCGGCGGTATTGATCCAGCAACAGGTGAACCATATCCTGATCCGAATTTATTCGAAGCGTTGGGTGACCTTGTAGCATATATGGAAACAGGGAATACGGATGGAGTTGCGTCGTGCATTGAAACAATAAACGATGCCTATGAACATATGCTACAACAGGCTGCGAGTGTTGGGGCTCGGCAGAATACAGCAGAAAATACAGCAACCGCAATTGCTATCACAAAAGACCGCAGTGTCTCTCAGATAAGTTCGATTGAAGATGCGGATGCAACACAGTTAACTGTTGAAATGGCTCAGGCAAAATATGTGTATGAGGCTGTTCTCTCCACGACCACAAGCGTGTTTCAGCTTAACATCTTAAGCTACTTGTAG
- a CDS encoding flagellar hook assembly protein FlgD, with product MTISSISSSQNVTSTTTDSTSSSTFSEIDYMLLLATELQYQDPTDPMDTDKLTEQTCMFSQLDELQNIGDQITDLEDAVSNRVNPVSYLGQNVTVEGDTLTLSDGESSDVTVSLDEDADSVIIDIYDTSGNIVSMQNLGTMSAGSQKIEWDGTLLTGATATDGTYTIAVRALDASGQDVDATITIKDSVVSVVNGSDGTEFTLKNGTVVNYTDIISVSLGEEDA from the coding sequence ATGACCATTAGCAGTATTAGCTCCAGTCAAAATGTAACTTCAACGACTACCGACAGTACAAGTAGCAGTACTTTCAGCGAAATAGACTACATGTTGTTGCTCGCAACAGAGCTTCAGTATCAGGATCCAACGGACCCTATGGATACAGACAAGTTGACAGAGCAAACCTGCATGTTTTCACAGTTGGATGAACTGCAAAACATTGGAGATCAGATTACGGATTTGGAAGATGCTGTCAGTAATAGAGTCAATCCTGTGTCGTATCTTGGGCAGAATGTAACTGTTGAAGGCGACACACTCACTTTGAGTGATGGGGAATCCTCTGACGTTACCGTGTCTTTGGATGAAGACGCAGATTCTGTCATCATCGATATATATGATACTTCCGGCAATATTGTGTCCATGCAGAACTTGGGTACTATGTCCGCCGGCTCACAAAAAATTGAGTGGGACGGGACGTTGCTGACAGGTGCAACCGCAACGGATGGCACCTACACCATAGCGGTTCGTGCACTGGATGCCAGCGGGCAGGATGTAGACGCAACAATAACCATAAAGGATAGTGTTGTTTCTGTGGTCAACGGTTCTGATGGTACGGAATTTACTTTGAAGAACGGAACAGTTGTTAACTACACAGATATTATTTCTGTCAGCCTTGGTGAGGAGGACGCGTAA
- a CDS encoding flagellar hook protein FlgE yields MSITGSMYNGISGLHAQSQATLVVSNNLANSSTVGFKSSSVVFQDVFYETVQGGQTGNGVSVANIDTDFTQGSYQSTGSNTDLAITGDGYFMVKDPKTQAVYYTRAGNFDFDEEGYLVDPEGNRVQGWEMDNGSPTGAIGDIQVDDSQSPPQATNSIQMSLNLNNSADDNSVATVDDNSTPADTTDDTTSCAYTALFDVYDGTASPPLDQSRYEYQSTITVYDEAGGTHELTVYMDPVSVDADGNTVWEYTVACDPGDDMREGFEGTEAAGLLMAGTITFSSSGTMSSMTAYTPVASTGTGFDGKDTTNWTLADFDSAGIPVLETNFSGSTENQEISFNFGMVNKDHDTGTGWAGATDNDGDGAVTLADLQNSGADVDYTDLPSFNSSSINYAATTSYESSSATLGLYQDGFPTGTLQDVTVDQSGVISGEYSNGQTIELYNVGIADFSNEDGLSAQGGNKFLATSESGEAIIGIPGVGGMGGIASNKLEISNVDMAQEMTNLIILQSAYQANSTVITTADTLLQTAINLKRN; encoded by the coding sequence ATGAGTATTACAGGTTCAATGTACAATGGTATTTCAGGGTTGCATGCACAAAGTCAGGCCACATTGGTAGTCAGTAACAACCTTGCTAACTCCAGTACGGTAGGCTTCAAAAGCTCAAGTGTTGTTTTTCAGGATGTCTTTTATGAGACCGTGCAGGGCGGCCAGACTGGTAACGGTGTTTCTGTTGCTAATATTGATACAGACTTTACTCAGGGGTCGTACCAGAGCACAGGATCCAATACAGACCTTGCGATTACAGGTGACGGATACTTTATGGTCAAGGACCCTAAGACTCAGGCCGTCTACTATACCCGCGCTGGTAACTTTGATTTTGATGAAGAAGGGTATCTTGTTGATCCTGAAGGTAACCGTGTTCAAGGCTGGGAGATGGATAACGGTAGTCCGACAGGTGCCATCGGTGACATACAAGTTGACGATTCTCAATCTCCACCACAAGCAACAAATAGTATTCAGATGTCTCTTAATCTCAATAATTCAGCAGACGATAATAGCGTCGCAACGGTTGATGACAATAGTACGCCTGCTGACACAACGGATGATACAACTAGCTGCGCCTACACTGCGTTGTTTGATGTGTATGACGGGACAGCATCCCCTCCGCTTGATCAAAGTCGTTATGAGTATCAGTCTACAATTACTGTTTATGATGAAGCAGGCGGTACACATGAGCTGACAGTATATATGGATCCTGTATCCGTAGATGCAGATGGTAATACCGTGTGGGAATACACTGTGGCCTGTGACCCCGGTGACGATATGCGTGAAGGTTTTGAAGGAACAGAGGCCGCAGGGCTTCTTATGGCTGGAACCATAACCTTCTCTTCTTCTGGAACCATGTCTTCTATGACTGCCTATACTCCGGTAGCGTCTACAGGAACAGGCTTTGATGGCAAAGACACCACAAACTGGACATTGGCTGATTTTGATTCTGCTGGCATCCCTGTTTTGGAAACTAACTTTTCTGGTAGCACAGAAAATCAAGAAATATCCTTTAACTTTGGTATGGTTAACAAGGATCATGATACCGGAACTGGTTGGGCCGGTGCGACGGATAATGATGGTGACGGCGCTGTAACTCTTGCAGATTTGCAAAACAGCGGCGCCGACGTTGATTACACGGATCTCCCAAGTTTTAATTCCTCATCCATTAATTATGCTGCCACAACTTCTTACGAATCCAGTTCAGCCACGCTCGGGCTGTATCAGGATGGATTTCCTACAGGTACGCTACAAGACGTAACAGTAGACCAGAGTGGCGTAATTAGCGGTGAATACTCCAATGGACAGACAATTGAATTATATAATGTCGGTATTGCAGATTTTTCAAATGAGGATGGATTAAGCGCGCAGGGCGGGAATAAATTCCTCGCTACATCAGAATCCGGAGAGGCTATCATCGGGATACCGGGCGTTGGTGGTATGGGGGGGATTGCGTCCAACAAATTGGAGATTTCCAACGTCGATATGGCGCAGGAGATGACTAATCTTATTATTCTCCAATCTGCCTATCAGGCAAACAGCACGGTCATCACCACTGCGGATACATTGTTGCAGACAGCAATTAATCTGAAGCGAAACTAG
- a CDS encoding IS3 family transposase (programmed frameshift): protein MSRKRRSFTAEFKARVALDALSSDQTLAELASKYGVHANQIAKWKKHAKEGVVASFSGKQQKAVQCTEDQIKDLHAKIGQLTVEKDFLQQAFQNLSTARRCRVVDKAHPMLSIRKQCDLLKLNRSAYYSQPVEESIFNTELMRKIDELFLECPFYGSRQMRNALRDLGYAVGRGRVRRLMRKMGLMAVFQKPKTSTPHPEHKVYPYLLRGLCINRPNQVWCADITYIPTGKGFLYLVAVMDWHSRAVLSWRLSNTMDSDFCVEALEDALMRYGTPEIFNTDQGAQFTSYAFTSRLKAAGVRISMDGRGRCMDNIMIERLWRSLKYECIYLKEFQNGKEVRHALADWFDFYNHRRPHFTFDGDKPMNIYSSSLATSTSPQKDLQQAA, encoded by the exons ATGTCCCGAAAAAGAAGAAGTTTTACAGCAGAATTTAAAGCCCGTGTTGCCCTAGATGCTCTTTCAAGTGACCAGACGCTAGCTGAACTAGCCAGTAAGTATGGCGTCCATGCCAATCAGATTGCCAAATGGAAGAAGCACGCGAAGGAAGGTGTTGTGGCCTCCTTTTCAGGCAAGCAACAAAAGGCTGTCCAATGTACTGAAGATCAAATCAAGGATCTTCATGCGAAGATTGGCCAACTCACAGTGGAGAAAGATTTTTTGCAACAAGCCTTC CAAAATTTGAGCACAGCGCGAAGGTGTCGTGTCGTCGATAAGGCACATCCTATGCTCAGCATCAGAAAACAGTGTGATCTTCTCAAGCTAAACAGGTCTGCATATTATTCTCAGCCTGTAGAAGAATCCATTTTTAATACGGAACTAATGCGAAAGATCGATGAACTGTTTTTAGAATGTCCGTTTTATGGCAGCAGGCAAATGCGTAACGCGCTACGCGACCTTGGGTATGCTGTCGGGCGTGGCAGGGTGCGCCGTTTAATGCGGAAGATGGGACTGATGGCGGTGTTCCAGAAACCCAAAACAAGCACTCCTCATCCTGAACATAAAGTTTATCCATATCTTCTTCGGGGGCTTTGCATCAATAGGCCTAACCAAGTTTGGTGTGCTGACATAACATATATTCCAACAGGGAAAGGCTTTCTGTATCTGGTGGCTGTAATGGACTGGCATAGTCGAGCTGTGTTGTCATGGAGGCTGTCCAACACAATGGATTCTGATTTTTGTGTTGAAGCGCTGGAAGACGCGCTGATGCGATATGGGACACCAGAAATTTTCAATACCGATCAAGGAGCTCAATTTACGAGCTATGCATTTACCAGTCGGCTTAAGGCGGCAGGTGTTCGAATCTCAATGGATGGGCGAGGACGCTGTATGGATAATATTATGATTGAACGTCTTTGGCGTTCCTTGAAGTACGAGTGTATCTATTTGAAAGAATTTCAGAATGGCAAAGAGGTGCGGCATGCACTCGCAGACTGGTTCGACTTTTATAACCACCGCCGCCCACACTTTACATTTGACGGAGATAAGCCGATGAACATATATTCTAGCTCATTGGCTACGTCCACCTCCCCTCAGAAAGATCTTCAACAAGCGGCATGA
- a CDS encoding flagellin → MSLIINNNSMANTAARNLNSAYSDLTKSTERLSSGMRINSAADDAAGLAVREMMRAEVTTLNQGIRNANDAISMIQTADGALSVIDEKLIRMNELAEQAATGTYTDEQRVIIDQEYQSMAEEITRISDATDFNGTKLLDGSLNDGVEYLDDDGQLQTGSSMTIHFGTGNDADEDKYAINIEDVSSDSLGIGSGSLDYQINDEGLVTTKDGNAIYENEDGEIYIEGDNPAVTGGPVGYTQVQLKERVVADPTEESGAKTDLEDLVSVPALGTAGAATVDGSSVHGTIDADGNLVYTVDGTANATTDIAVTDSGQLNIGTGASAKSVYTTVGTDGTVSFKTVANAGDPIPEAGTAVEVDSDGNYTVNVGGEDKKLLTSVASDGTTQYYIEDVSENIPDDAAVMNVDRDVVEQNFSVADDGSATLGTVTIQEGGSGYALTAAAAGTGAAAAAFDMTISSVSDDKVTSFEQELGKTDEYAGSSIATQEGAEAALAAIEKAIEIKDKNRANLGAYENRLSATISNLEIQSENLGAAESRISDVDVATEMTEYTLRQTISSAATSMLAQANSLPENALKLISG, encoded by the coding sequence ATGTCTCTCATCATCAACAACAACTCTATGGCAAACACCGCAGCTCGTAATCTGAATAGCGCATATTCTGATTTAACCAAATCTACAGAACGTCTTTCTTCCGGAATGCGTATTAATAGCGCAGCGGATGATGCCGCAGGCCTTGCTGTTCGCGAAATGATGCGCGCAGAAGTGACTACATTGAATCAGGGGATTCGAAATGCGAACGACGCAATCTCTATGATTCAGACTGCAGATGGCGCATTGTCTGTTATTGATGAAAAACTTATTCGAATGAATGAGTTAGCAGAACAGGCTGCTACTGGTACCTATACTGATGAGCAGCGCGTTATTATTGATCAGGAATATCAGTCAATGGCGGAAGAAATTACTCGAATTTCAGATGCAACAGATTTTAACGGCACCAAATTGTTGGATGGTTCGCTGAACGACGGTGTAGAATATTTGGATGACGATGGGCAGCTTCAAACCGGTAGTTCTATGACTATTCACTTTGGTACCGGTAACGATGCTGATGAAGATAAGTATGCAATTAATATTGAAGATGTAAGTTCCGACTCCTTAGGTATAGGTAGTGGTTCATTGGATTACCAAATCAATGATGAAGGACTTGTAACCACCAAGGACGGTAATGCTATCTATGAAAATGAAGATGGTGAGATCTACATTGAAGGTGACAATCCTGCAGTTACAGGTGGTCCTGTTGGGTATACTCAGGTTCAACTCAAAGAAAGGGTAGTTGCAGACCCGACAGAAGAGAGTGGCGCCAAAACTGATCTGGAAGACCTTGTATCCGTTCCAGCTCTTGGTACTGCAGGTGCTGCAACAGTTGACGGTTCCTCTGTTCACGGTACCATTGATGCAGATGGTAACCTTGTCTACACCGTAGACGGTACTGCAAATGCTACAACAGACATCGCGGTAACTGACAGCGGACAGTTAAATATCGGAACCGGCGCATCCGCAAAATCTGTTTACACAACAGTAGGCACAGACGGTACGGTGTCATTCAAGACCGTAGCCAATGCAGGCGATCCGATTCCGGAAGCAGGCACAGCCGTAGAGGTTGATAGTGATGGGAATTACACTGTTAACGTTGGTGGCGAAGATAAAAAGCTCCTTACTTCCGTAGCGTCTGACGGTACAACCCAATACTATATTGAAGATGTTTCCGAGAATATTCCGGACGATGCCGCTGTGATGAATGTGGACAGGGATGTTGTAGAGCAGAACTTCAGCGTTGCTGATGACGGCAGCGCAACATTGGGTACTGTAACTATTCAGGAAGGTGGTTCAGGCTATGCGTTGACTGCTGCCGCAGCTGGTACGGGCGCTGCCGCAGCAGCTTTTGACATGACTATTTCCAGTGTGTCGGATGACAAGGTTACAAGTTTTGAACAAGAACTTGGTAAAACAGATGAATATGCAGGTTCCAGTATTGCAACGCAAGAAGGTGCAGAGGCGGCACTTGCTGCTATTGAAAAAGCCATTGAAATTAAAGATAAAAACCGTGCAAACCTTGGTGCGTACGAAAACCGTCTAAGCGCAACTATTTCTAACCTTGAGATTCAATCAGAAAACCTCGGGGCTGCTGAGTCTCGAATTTCAGACGTTGATGTAGCAACAGAAATGACAGAATACACCTTACGTCAGACCATTTCATCCGCTGCAACTTCAATGTTAGCTCAGGCAAACTCTTTGCCGGAAAATGCATTAAAATTAATTAGCGGCTAA